One window of Sphingobacteriales bacterium genomic DNA carries:
- a CDS encoding TonB-dependent receptor has protein sequence MINRSLYLVLLFFFSLTTAFAQSPQKFTLSGYVRDAGNGETLLGASVYLADNKSAGTSTNLYGFYSLTLPDGTYTVEVSFLGYNTQQFTVRLNQNQTLNIDLTGIGVMIENAVVITSTRQDQNVKDTDMGRMDLSVETIKSLPALGGEVDIIRAIQLMPGVKGSGDVSSGLYVRGGGPDQNLVLLDEAVVYNIGHLFGFFSVFNSDAIKNNTLYKGSMPAEYGGRLSSVLDVSMKDGNNKNFGMAGGIGNIASRLTIEGPLKKDQGSFLVSGRRTYADVLARPFLKGTDFEGNGYYFYDLNLKTNYRFSDKDRLFLSGYFGRDVFNFKSTDGFSLNMPWGNSTATLRWNHLFSRKLFMNATAVYNSYYFGANSTFDDFSSKFYSGVRDWNGKIDFDYFPSSKHEIKFGANYTYHTFTPYTVEAVVGDTKINTDELNKQNAHEIAVYIRDEIEFNEKLKINFGLRASAFQQIGPYKTAILNNEGLPIDSITYDKGEPIATYGGIEPRLNIRYSLTSSSSVKAGVTVANQYIHLVSNSTALLPTDLWVPSTKLVKPQRGIQYSVGYFHNLVDNTYEFSVETYFKTLNNQIEFSENYYPELNALIENSFVFGKGRAYGIEFFAQKQKGKLTGWVGYTLSRTERTFPGINQGKTFPARYDRTHDLSVVAIYDITDRWNLGATFVYNTGQAITLPNSFFMIENWIYTEFDMPRNSYRMKPYHRLDLSATYRLNKNPNAKLKSDLNISVYNVYSRFNPFFLYAVPEVSQGTAGTTGSIDIKLKQVSLFPIIPSLTWNFKL, from the coding sequence ATGATTAACCGGTCTTTATACCTGGTGTTACTATTTTTTTTTAGTTTAACTACTGCATTTGCTCAATCACCACAAAAATTTACACTCAGCGGATATGTACGCGATGCCGGAAATGGTGAAACCCTCTTGGGAGCCTCAGTTTACCTTGCCGACAATAAAAGTGCAGGAACATCCACCAACCTTTACGGGTTCTATTCCCTCACATTGCCCGATGGCACCTATACCGTTGAAGTTTCTTTTCTGGGTTATAACACCCAACAATTCACCGTTCGTCTAAATCAAAATCAAACGTTAAATATAGATTTGACCGGGATTGGGGTGATGATCGAAAATGCCGTAGTTATCACATCAACCCGTCAAGACCAAAACGTCAAAGACACAGACATGGGAAGGATGGATTTATCGGTCGAAACCATCAAATCATTACCTGCTTTGGGCGGAGAAGTTGACATTATCAGGGCGATCCAGTTGATGCCGGGCGTTAAAGGCTCCGGTGATGTCAGTTCCGGATTATATGTAAGAGGCGGCGGGCCTGACCAAAACTTAGTCCTGCTCGATGAAGCCGTTGTTTACAATATCGGGCATTTATTCGGATTTTTCTCCGTTTTTAACTCCGATGCCATTAAAAACAATACCTTATACAAAGGCAGTATGCCCGCAGAATACGGAGGCAGACTGTCCTCTGTTTTAGATGTTTCCATGAAAGACGGCAACAATAAAAATTTCGGAATGGCCGGAGGAATCGGGAATATCGCTTCCCGGTTGACCATCGAGGGCCCCTTGAAAAAAGATCAGGGCTCCTTTTTAGTTTCAGGCAGACGAACTTATGCCGATGTCTTGGCGCGACCTTTTTTAAAAGGAACCGATTTTGAAGGCAACGGCTACTATTTTTATGACTTAAACCTGAAAACAAATTACCGGTTCTCCGACAAAGACCGGCTTTTCCTCAGCGGTTATTTCGGCCGCGATGTCTTTAATTTTAAAAGCACAGACGGGTTTAGCCTCAACATGCCTTGGGGAAATTCCACCGCAACCTTGCGATGGAACCACCTTTTCAGCCGTAAATTATTTATGAACGCCACTGCCGTTTACAATTCCTATTATTTTGGAGCAAATTCTACCTTCGACGACTTCAGCTCAAAGTTTTACTCCGGGGTTCGCGATTGGAACGGAAAAATAGATTTTGATTATTTCCCCTCCTCTAAGCACGAAATTAAATTCGGGGCAAACTATACCTATCACACATTTACCCCTTACACCGTCGAAGCAGTGGTCGGCGACACCAAAATAAACACAGACGAACTCAACAAACAGAACGCCCACGAAATAGCCGTTTATATCAGAGATGAAATTGAATTTAACGAAAAACTCAAAATCAACTTTGGACTAAGGGCTTCCGCTTTTCAACAAATAGGCCCCTATAAAACCGCCATTCTTAACAACGAAGGACTACCCATCGATTCCATAACCTACGATAAAGGAGAACCCATTGCAACCTATGGAGGCATCGAACCACGGTTGAATATCAGATATTCTCTCACTTCTTCAAGCTCCGTCAAAGCAGGAGTTACCGTTGCAAATCAATACATCCATCTTGTATCTAACTCAACAGCCCTTTTGCCAACCGATTTATGGGTGCCAAGTACAAAATTAGTCAAACCACAAAGAGGCATTCAATATTCAGTAGGTTATTTTCACAACTTAGTTGACAATACTTACGAGTTCTCAGTCGAAACCTACTTCAAAACCCTCAACAATCAAATAGAATTTTCCGAAAATTACTACCCCGAACTAAACGCACTAATCGAAAACAGTTTCGTATTTGGTAAAGGCCGCGCCTATGGAATTGAATTTTTCGCACAAAAACAAAAAGGTAAACTAACCGGCTGGGTCGGATACACCCTCAGCAGAACAGAAAGAACTTTCCCCGGTATCAATCAGGGTAAAACCTTCCCCGCCCGTTATGACCGCACCCACGACCTGTCTGTCGTTGCAATTTATGATATTACCGATCGCTGGAACTTAGGGGCTACCTTCGTTTACAATACCGGACAAGCCATTACACTCCCAAACAGCTTCTTCATGATAGAAAACTGGATTTACACAGAATTTGACATGCCCCGTAACTCCTATCGCATGAAACCCTATCATCGTCTTGACTTGTCCGCAACATACCGCCTCAACAAAAACCCGAATGCCAAACTAAAATCAGACCTGAATATCTCTGTTTACAATGTTTATAGTCGTTTTAACCCATTCTTCCTCTATGCCGTACCCGAAGTAAGCCAGGGAACGGCAGGTACAACCGGCTCAATAGACATCAAACTAAAACAGGTTTCCCTTTTCCCCATTATCCCCTCATTGACCTGGAACTTCAAGTTATAA
- a CDS encoding DUF4249 domain-containing protein, protein MTQYLRHHILTIKHIIALIATAFLLTNCEKEVILDLPDPIAKIVVEGSIETGAAPIVSISQNFPYFGTINVTDIANNYVRGATVLVSDGTNEVELEEFCWSQLTDEQKELIAQMAGSALPDSIPSGFDFCIYTLFSLNPTLVGENGKTYTLHITTAEGKQLHAQTTIPLPVPLDSIWTEQSLDPDLSNYYRVYARLQDPDTLGNYYRYYTQVQDEPMYPGFRSVYDDMLINGKNIFFPLDKGIFKGAEIDFKTYGYFEKNDTVTVKWVTTDFDTYNFWRSLEFSSNSSSPLGGSTQVNHNIEGGIGIWGGYCISTLETIIIE, encoded by the coding sequence ATGACTCAATATTTAAGACATCATATCCTTACCATAAAACACATCATAGCATTAATCGCTACCGCCTTCCTGCTCACTAATTGCGAAAAGGAAGTAATATTAGACCTTCCCGATCCCATTGCAAAAATTGTGGTCGAGGGAAGTATCGAAACCGGCGCAGCACCAATCGTTTCAATAAGTCAGAATTTCCCTTATTTCGGCACTATTAATGTTACAGACATTGCCAACAATTATGTGCGGGGAGCAACTGTTCTGGTATCAGACGGAACCAATGAAGTAGAATTGGAAGAATTTTGCTGGTCACAATTAACTGACGAACAAAAAGAATTGATAGCTCAGATGGCAGGAAGTGCTTTGCCCGACAGTATTCCATCTGGTTTTGATTTTTGCATCTATACGTTGTTCTCTTTAAATCCCACATTGGTCGGAGAAAACGGCAAAACTTATACCTTGCATATCACAACTGCCGAAGGTAAACAATTACATGCACAAACAACTATTCCATTGCCCGTTCCTTTAGATTCTATCTGGACTGAACAAAGTCTTGATCCGGATTTATCCAATTATTACCGCGTTTATGCAAGATTGCAGGATCCCGATACATTGGGAAACTACTACCGTTATTACACACAAGTGCAGGACGAACCTATGTACCCCGGTTTTAGATCCGTGTATGACGATATGCTCATCAACGGCAAAAACATCTTTTTCCCTTTAGATAAAGGTATTTTCAAAGGAGCAGAAATTGATTTTAAAACCTATGGATATTTTGAAAAAAACGATACAGTAACCGTAAAATGGGTTACAACCGACTTTGACACCTACAACTTTTGGCGTTCTTTAGAGTTCAGCTCCAATTCAAGCAGCCCCCTTGGCGGTTCAACTCAGGTAAACCATAATATTGAAGGAGGAATCGGAATTTGGGGTGGATATTGTATCAGTACACTTGAAACCATAATTATAGAATGA